From the genome of Silurus meridionalis isolate SWU-2019-XX chromosome 20, ASM1480568v1, whole genome shotgun sequence, one region includes:
- the LOC124402807 gene encoding uncharacterized protein LOC124402807, whose protein sequence is MKYLNVKMAHTHTHTHTHTHTHGVREKSLNVLLSSGAHLSPCPSVSLPLLPFDHTSPLASSFAIPLLFLPSFHNSVSNSLFCTALALCVAYFLIALSSLLCSLIPYLCIYCSLTQTRVDAPTRARSLSLSLSLTHTHNLSLSLSLSLTHTDTHTDSLSLSLSLSLTHTHTQSLSLSHTHRYTHRLSLSLSLSPSAARAFPRVRRQETITLTDGISLPISLSNFCLLLFLPLSLPLNALSIFSFPFPLFIPHFLLLFSPPCLPLLSGCNWYLWGASIRQHLNCITNNRDSTQQSQDCRARKN, encoded by the exons atgaaatatttaaatgttaagatggcacacacacacacacacacacacacacacacacacacacacggagtaAGAGAGAAATCTTTGAATGTGCTGCTTTCCTCAGGAGCACATCTCTCTCCctgtccttctgtctctcttcctctcctccctTTCGATCACACTTCCCCCCTCGCTTCATCTTTTGCTATCCCTCTCCTGTTTCTGCCATCTTTTCACAACTCTGTCAGTAATTCTCTGTTTTGTACTGCTCTCGCTCTCTGTGTTGCATACTTTCTCATAGCTCTGTCCTCTTTACTGTGCTCTTTGATTCCTTACCTTTGCATCTACtgctcactcacacaaacacgcgTAGACGCGCCCACACGTGCtcgctctctatctctatctctctctctcacacacacacacaatctctctctctctctctctctctctctcacacacacagatacacacacagactctctctctctctctctctctctctctctcactcacacacacacacaatctctctctctctctcacacacacagatacacacacagactctctctctctctctctctctcgccctctGCAGCACGAGCATTCCCCAGAGTCAGACGGCAGGAGACTATTACACTCACAGACGGAATCTCTCTTCCAATTTCTCTCTCCAATTTCTGTCTGCTTTTAttccttcctctctccctcccacTCAATGCTCTAtccatcttttcttttccatttcctCTCTTTATCCCTCATTTCTTGCttctcttttctcctccttGCCTGCCCCTCTTGAGTGGATGTAATTGGTATCTATGGGGTGCTTCCATAAGACAACATTTAAACTGCATCACAAATAACAGGGACAGCACACAACAGAGCCAAGATTG CCGTGCCAGAAAAAATTGA